In one window of Candidatus Deferrimicrobiaceae bacterium DNA:
- a CDS encoding DUF3373 family protein, which translates to MMKAVRRVLAGLALGAMLLPAGAFAAEKNISDWLTISGDYRFRVDSLKAEVPAYQQFTGPASAPVAVGAHDVKDDTLYTNRFGLNLKAKVMQNVTFNSRLLMYKNFGSQTGEATTPQNPSYFADRSQLMDGTAGHVPGDGQVTVDQAYVTINNILDQPIWFSVGRRPSTGGLPTHYRQNGDKPGVGGVSGLLVDYAYDGMTLGYAPDIDALPGAYAKLCYGRGFQEKIHSNAQASVKNMDMAGIVVVPYDTDRLSFHLQVNRGMNVIDNPNGPSVNLGAINQYGATVMSGLKNIGPGTLNMFASAAVDQSKPNDQTFGGMPVGLMFTGTKENKTGEAIYVGARYDLPSKTKIGFEFNHGSKNWIAFVPAADDIWTSKLGTRGNVYEGYVIQELNYAPISSEKAKTFIRVGYQYYKFDYTGSNNWVGGSEKISEISASNPLDAQMFAPVKNAQDIYATLEVKF; encoded by the coding sequence ATGATGAAGGCAGTACGTAGAGTATTGGCAGGGCTCGCGCTGGGCGCGATGCTGCTGCCGGCCGGCGCGTTCGCGGCCGAGAAGAACATCAGCGACTGGCTGACGATCAGCGGCGACTACCGGTTCCGAGTCGATTCGCTGAAGGCGGAAGTTCCTGCCTACCAGCAGTTCACCGGGCCGGCCTCGGCGCCTGTTGCCGTCGGCGCTCATGACGTGAAGGACGACACGCTCTATACGAACCGGTTCGGCCTGAACCTCAAGGCCAAGGTGATGCAGAACGTCACTTTCAACAGCCGTCTGCTGATGTACAAGAATTTCGGCTCCCAGACGGGCGAAGCGACGACCCCCCAGAACCCCTCCTACTTCGCCGATCGCAGCCAGCTGATGGACGGCACGGCAGGTCATGTGCCCGGTGACGGCCAGGTCACCGTCGACCAGGCGTACGTGACGATCAACAACATCCTCGACCAGCCGATCTGGTTCTCGGTCGGCCGCCGGCCCTCCACGGGCGGTCTGCCCACGCACTACCGCCAGAACGGCGACAAGCCGGGCGTCGGCGGCGTCTCCGGCCTGCTGGTCGACTACGCCTACGACGGCATGACGCTCGGCTACGCGCCCGACATCGACGCGCTGCCCGGCGCTTACGCCAAGCTGTGCTATGGCCGCGGCTTCCAGGAAAAGATCCACTCCAACGCCCAGGCTTCGGTCAAGAACATGGACATGGCCGGCATCGTGGTGGTTCCGTACGATACCGATCGCCTCTCGTTCCACCTTCAGGTCAACCGCGGCATGAACGTCATCGACAACCCGAACGGCCCTTCGGTGAACCTCGGCGCGATCAACCAGTACGGCGCCACCGTGATGAGCGGGTTGAAGAACATTGGCCCCGGCACGCTGAACATGTTTGCCTCCGCCGCGGTTGATCAGAGCAAACCGAATGACCAGACCTTCGGCGGAATGCCGGTGGGCTTGATGTTTACGGGCACGAAGGAAAACAAGACCGGCGAGGCAATCTACGTCGGCGCCCGCTACGACCTCCCCTCCAAGACCAAGATCGGCTTCGAGTTCAATCACGGCTCCAAGAACTGGATCGCCTTCGTTCCTGCAGCCGACGACATCTGGACCAGCAAGCTCGGGACTCGCGGCAACGTGTATGAGGGCTACGTGATCCAGGAGCTGAACTACGCCCCGATCTCGTCCGAGAAGGCGAAGACCTTCATTCGGGTCGGCTACCAGTACTACAAGTTCGATTACACCGGTTCCAACAACTGGGTCGGTGGATCCGAGAAGATCTCGGAGATCAGCGCTTCGAACCCGTTGGACGCCCAGATGTTCGCGCCGGTCAAGAACGCGCAGGACATCTACGCCACGCTCGAAGTGAAGTTCTAA
- a CDS encoding sigma 54-interacting transcriptional regulator, producing MTDRNEMLQPAPDAPLTGEKKLAAILNSVWEAVITVGRDHRIASFNRAAERMVGIREAEALGKDCRTILHANFGPAQADCPMGDITKGGKPRTEVMGTLVRADGRIIPVSASWGFLEAEPGHILGFVVSFRSFEEIERLVEEHRSRFPFREIVGKTQRFKEIFELVDVVKETDSTVLIMGESGTGKGLFARAIHDLSPRREGPFVKVNCAALTETLLESELFGHVKGAFTGAVSDKVGRFEAANDGTIFLDEIGEISPALQVKLLHVLQDHAFQRVGSSKTMKVNVRVIAATNRDLKAAMREGRFREDLFYRLHVIPITVPPLRERKEDIPLLVDHVLKDLRRRGLVRVRNVSPEAMRCLMDYRWPGNVRELENVLERGVVCARGPILSCDALAEEVRELCRGPHRLHAQPPPPISADPGTAPAATPQGEDEKQQLARVLESHRWNRGETAAALGVDRTTLWRRMKRHGLA from the coding sequence ATGACCGATCGCAATGAAATGTTGCAGCCGGCTCCCGACGCGCCGCTGACGGGCGAGAAGAAGCTGGCCGCCATCCTCAACAGCGTCTGGGAGGCGGTGATCACCGTCGGGCGCGACCACCGGATCGCCTCGTTCAACCGGGCCGCGGAGCGGATGGTCGGGATTCGCGAGGCCGAGGCGTTGGGCAAGGACTGCCGCACCATCCTGCACGCGAACTTCGGGCCGGCGCAGGCCGACTGTCCGATGGGAGACATCACCAAGGGCGGCAAGCCGCGGACCGAGGTCATGGGCACGCTCGTGCGCGCCGACGGCCGGATCATCCCGGTCAGCGCGAGCTGGGGTTTCCTTGAAGCCGAGCCCGGGCACATTCTCGGCTTCGTCGTCTCGTTCCGCAGCTTCGAAGAGATCGAGCGGCTGGTAGAGGAGCATCGGTCGCGTTTCCCGTTCCGCGAGATCGTCGGGAAGACGCAGCGGTTCAAAGAGATCTTCGAACTGGTCGACGTGGTCAAGGAGACCGACTCGACCGTGCTCATCATGGGCGAAAGCGGCACCGGGAAGGGACTGTTCGCCCGCGCCATCCACGACCTGTCGCCCCGGCGGGAAGGGCCGTTCGTCAAGGTCAACTGCGCAGCGCTCACCGAGACGCTGCTCGAGTCCGAGCTGTTCGGACACGTCAAGGGCGCCTTCACGGGCGCGGTGTCCGACAAGGTGGGCCGCTTCGAGGCCGCCAACGACGGCACCATCTTCCTCGACGAGATCGGCGAGATCTCGCCCGCGCTTCAGGTCAAGCTGCTCCACGTGCTCCAGGACCACGCGTTCCAGCGGGTGGGGAGCAGCAAGACGATGAAGGTCAATGTCCGCGTCATCGCGGCCACCAACCGCGATCTCAAGGCGGCCATGCGGGAAGGGCGCTTCCGGGAAGACCTCTTCTACCGTCTCCACGTCATCCCGATCACGGTGCCCCCGCTCCGGGAGCGCAAGGAGGACATCCCGCTGCTCGTCGACCACGTGCTGAAGGATCTGCGTCGCCGGGGTCTCGTCCGCGTGCGCAACGTCTCGCCCGAAGCCATGCGCTGCCTGATGGATTACCGGTGGCCCGGCAATGTCCGCGAGCTCGAGAACGTTCTCGAGCGCGGCGTCGTCTGCGCGCGGGGGCCGATCCTGTCGTGCGATGCGTTGGCCGAGGAGGTGCGCGAGCTGTGCCGGGGGCCGCACCGCCTGCACGCCCAACCCCCGCCGCCGATCTCCGCCGATCCCGGGACTGCGCCCGCAGCGACGCCGCAAGGCGAGGACGAGAAGCAACAGCTGGCCCGGGTGCTCGAATCGCATCGCTGGAACCGGGGCGAAACTGCCGCCGCGCTCGGCGTCGACCGGACGACGCTTTGGCGCCGGATGAAACGGCACGGACTCGCCTGA
- a CDS encoding PDZ domain-containing protein has translation MKRFLSAIACIATLLLSGAAQAADISLEAVEAAIARVKPALVRIHVVAVSQRGGREVKFESFGSGAIISPEGHVVTNHHVAGNARQIFCTLSSREEVEADLVATDTLTDIAIIKLRNPDKRTFPAAAFGDSAALRVGTRVLAMGSPLALSQSVTMGIVSNTEIVFPRFMSRMTLDGEDVGSIVRWIGHDAAIFGGNSGGPLVNLAGEIVGINEVDLGLSGAIPGNLAKEVAEKLIRAGKVMRSWIGLDIQPLPDGTGTQPGALVSGTIDGSPAGKAGLLPGDVLLSFDGHPVSVRFREEIPIFNRQVMDIPVGKEVEVVVARNGKKSTMRMTTEERENAREKAVELPMWGVTARNLSRGAAREMKRDARGVLVTTVRQGGPAWQARPRIAEGDVIVALGDNEAVSVEALAEMTRSLVAGRKDPLPVMVTFERRRERLVALVRLEEEKESQDQGIEARKAWLPAATQPLTRESAAALGVPGGAGFRVTQVYKRHSADTAGLRVGDVVVALDGEKVRPTSADETDALPAIIRQYRTGAVVLLGVQRREGGLDIPVTLEVSPTPPAEMKRYREPFLDFRVRDIAFIDRAQEDWPDSREGVLVETVGEGGWAALAELAVGDLIASVDGRPVADVAAFEAAMRKARAEKPERIMLQVLRGIHTLFIEIAPDWTGLK, from the coding sequence GTGAAGCGGTTCCTGTCCGCCATCGCCTGCATCGCGACGCTGCTCCTGTCCGGAGCGGCGCAGGCCGCCGATATCTCGCTCGAGGCCGTCGAGGCCGCCATCGCCCGCGTCAAGCCGGCGCTGGTGCGCATTCACGTCGTCGCCGTCAGCCAGAGGGGCGGGCGCGAGGTCAAGTTCGAGTCGTTCGGGAGCGGCGCGATCATCAGCCCCGAGGGGCACGTCGTCACGAACCACCACGTCGCCGGGAACGCCCGCCAGATCTTCTGCACGCTTTCGAGCCGGGAGGAGGTCGAGGCCGACCTCGTCGCGACCGACACGCTCACCGACATCGCGATCATCAAGCTGCGCAATCCCGACAAGAGGACATTCCCTGCGGCGGCGTTCGGAGATTCCGCCGCCCTGCGCGTCGGAACCCGGGTGCTGGCGATGGGGAGCCCGCTCGCGCTCTCGCAGTCCGTCACGATGGGCATCGTCAGCAACACCGAGATCGTGTTTCCACGGTTCATGAGCCGGATGACGCTCGACGGCGAAGACGTCGGCTCGATCGTCCGCTGGATCGGGCACGACGCCGCGATCTTCGGAGGCAATTCCGGGGGGCCGCTGGTCAATCTTGCGGGCGAGATCGTCGGGATCAACGAGGTCGACCTGGGTCTGAGCGGCGCCATCCCGGGCAACCTCGCGAAAGAGGTCGCGGAGAAACTGATCCGCGCGGGCAAGGTGATGCGCAGCTGGATCGGGCTCGACATCCAACCGCTGCCCGACGGGACCGGGACGCAGCCGGGGGCGCTCGTCAGCGGTACGATCGATGGCTCCCCCGCGGGGAAGGCTGGGCTCCTGCCGGGCGACGTGCTGCTGTCGTTCGACGGGCATCCGGTCTCGGTGCGCTTCCGGGAGGAGATCCCGATCTTCAACCGGCAGGTGATGGACATCCCGGTCGGCAAGGAGGTCGAGGTCGTCGTCGCCCGGAACGGCAAAAAGTCGACGATGCGCATGACGACCGAGGAGCGGGAGAACGCCCGCGAGAAAGCGGTCGAGCTGCCGATGTGGGGCGTCACGGCCCGGAACCTGTCGCGCGGCGCGGCCCGGGAGATGAAGCGCGATGCCCGGGGCGTGCTCGTCACCACCGTCCGGCAGGGTGGCCCGGCCTGGCAGGCGCGGCCCCGGATCGCCGAGGGCGACGTGATCGTCGCGCTGGGCGACAACGAGGCGGTGAGCGTCGAGGCGTTGGCCGAGATGACCCGGTCGCTGGTCGCGGGGCGCAAGGACCCGCTGCCGGTCATGGTCACGTTCGAACGGAGGCGCGAACGGCTCGTCGCGCTGGTCCGGCTCGAAGAGGAGAAGGAGTCGCAGGATCAGGGGATCGAGGCCAGGAAGGCCTGGCTGCCCGCGGCCACGCAGCCGCTGACGCGGGAGTCCGCCGCGGCGCTCGGCGTGCCGGGAGGAGCCGGATTCCGCGTGACCCAGGTCTACAAGAGGCACAGCGCCGATACGGCCGGACTGAGGGTCGGCGACGTCGTCGTCGCCCTCGACGGAGAGAAGGTGCGACCAACTTCGGCGGACGAGACCGACGCCCTGCCGGCGATCATCCGGCAATACCGGACCGGTGCGGTCGTCCTGCTGGGGGTCCAGCGGAGGGAAGGGGGGCTCGACATCCCCGTGACGCTCGAGGTCTCGCCCACGCCGCCGGCCGAGATGAAGCGATATCGGGAGCCCTTCCTCGATTTCCGGGTCCGCGACATCGCCTTCATCGACCGGGCGCAGGAAGACTGGCCCGACAGCCGGGAAGGCGTCCTGGTCGAAACCGTCGGCGAGGGGGGGTGGGCCGCGCTGGCCGAGCTGGCGGTGGGCGATCTCATCGCCTCGGTCGACGGGCGGCCGGTGGCCGACGTGGCGGCGTTCGAGGCGGCGATGCGGAAGGCCCGCGCGGAGAAGCCCGAGCGGATCATGCTGCAGGTGCTCCGGGGGATCCACACCCTGTTCATCGAGATCGCGCCGGACTGGACCGGCCTGAAATGA
- a CDS encoding 3-hydroxyacyl-CoA dehydrogenase NAD-binding domain-containing protein has product MVPKIRTAAVLGAGVMGSGIAAHLANAGIPCLMLDVVPAGAEGADRNRLAARGLDGIRQGSPPQLYAPKRIGLISIGNFEDDLEQAALCDWVIEAVTEEVAVKRALYARIEPLLAPDTIVTSNTSGLPLAQLTEGRSEAFRRRFLVSHFFNPVRYMKLLELVAGPDTDPDALRDVAECGERKLGKGIVYGKDTPNFIGNRIGIFAVMHAMHSMIEDGLTVEAVDKILGPATGRPKSAVFGTADLVGVDTLLRVADHCHDSLPDDPARKLFAAPPFLREMVSRGMLGRKSGGGFFRLEGKGGKKQKLVLDPGTLDYRIPEKVEYPSLSAAKNEDDVGARIRGVISGDDAAAKFAWKVISATLCYAAKKIPEIADDVFNIDNAMKWGFNWTLGPFETWDAIGVAESVARMHADKKSVPKNVEDMLASGASTFYRRVDGVLEHYDFAAVRYVRSPVSHDVIFLPALKERNKVVRENAGATLYDMGADVLCLEFRTKMNTVDADVVAMMHEAVSLAEESHAGLVIGNHSDTFSAGANLMLVFMEAQAGNFGNIEKLVRGFQEACMRLRHSGRPVVAALAGLALGGGTEICLGADRIRAAAESYMGLVEAGVGLLPAGGGCKEMVLRATDAIPEGVAADPLPFLRRAFETIGMAKVSSSAEDARTLGFLRPWDRVTIQRDFLLKAAKDTVLAMNLDGYEPEAPRADIVAAGRDAYASFCYGLYAMKEAHQISAHDELIGRKIARVLTGGDVVRGTRVSEQDLLDLELEGFLSLCGEEKSRDRISHMLMNGKPLRN; this is encoded by the coding sequence ATGGTCCCGAAGATCCGTACCGCGGCCGTTCTGGGCGCCGGCGTCATGGGCTCCGGCATCGCCGCGCACCTGGCCAACGCTGGAATCCCGTGCCTCATGCTCGACGTCGTCCCTGCCGGCGCGGAGGGCGCCGACCGCAACCGCCTCGCGGCACGCGGCCTCGATGGCATCCGGCAAGGCAGCCCGCCCCAGCTCTACGCCCCGAAACGAATCGGGCTCATCTCGATCGGGAACTTCGAGGACGACCTCGAGCAGGCGGCGCTCTGCGACTGGGTGATCGAGGCGGTCACCGAAGAGGTTGCGGTGAAGCGCGCGCTCTACGCGCGGATCGAGCCGCTCCTGGCGCCCGACACGATCGTCACCTCGAACACCTCCGGCCTCCCGCTTGCCCAACTGACCGAAGGGCGAAGCGAGGCGTTCCGCCGCCGGTTCCTTGTCTCCCACTTCTTCAACCCCGTCCGCTACATGAAGCTTCTCGAGCTGGTCGCCGGCCCCGACACCGACCCCGATGCGCTGCGAGACGTCGCCGAGTGCGGCGAGCGGAAGCTGGGAAAGGGGATCGTCTACGGGAAGGACACGCCCAATTTCATCGGAAACCGGATCGGCATCTTCGCCGTGATGCACGCGATGCACTCGATGATCGAGGACGGCTTGACGGTCGAGGCGGTCGACAAGATCCTGGGCCCGGCGACCGGGCGTCCGAAGTCGGCGGTTTTCGGCACGGCCGACCTCGTCGGGGTCGACACGCTCCTTCGCGTCGCCGATCATTGCCACGACAGCCTCCCGGACGACCCGGCGCGCAAGCTGTTCGCCGCGCCTCCCTTCCTGCGCGAGATGGTCTCGCGCGGGATGCTGGGCCGCAAGAGCGGGGGCGGCTTCTTCCGGCTCGAGGGCAAGGGCGGGAAGAAGCAGAAGCTCGTCCTCGATCCCGGCACGCTCGACTACCGGATCCCGGAGAAGGTCGAATACCCGTCGCTCTCCGCGGCGAAAAACGAGGACGACGTCGGCGCGCGCATCCGGGGAGTGATCTCCGGGGACGACGCGGCGGCGAAGTTCGCATGGAAGGTCATCTCCGCGACGCTGTGCTACGCGGCGAAGAAAATTCCCGAGATCGCAGACGATGTCTTCAACATCGACAACGCGATGAAGTGGGGCTTCAACTGGACGCTCGGGCCCTTCGAGACGTGGGACGCGATCGGCGTCGCCGAGTCGGTTGCGCGGATGCACGCCGACAAGAAGTCGGTGCCGAAGAACGTCGAGGACATGCTGGCGTCGGGGGCGTCGACCTTCTATCGCCGCGTCGACGGTGTGCTCGAGCACTACGATTTTGCCGCGGTCCGGTATGTGCGCTCGCCGGTCTCGCACGACGTCATATTCCTCCCGGCGCTGAAGGAGCGGAACAAGGTGGTCCGCGAAAATGCCGGGGCGACGCTCTACGACATGGGCGCCGACGTCCTGTGCCTCGAGTTCCGCACCAAGATGAACACGGTCGACGCCGACGTCGTGGCGATGATGCACGAGGCGGTGTCGCTCGCGGAGGAATCGCACGCGGGGCTCGTCATCGGGAACCATTCCGACACCTTCAGCGCGGGCGCCAACCTGATGCTTGTCTTCATGGAGGCGCAAGCGGGCAACTTCGGGAACATCGAGAAGCTGGTGCGCGGCTTCCAGGAAGCGTGCATGCGGCTGCGCCATTCCGGGCGCCCCGTCGTGGCGGCGTTGGCCGGGCTCGCGTTGGGCGGCGGGACCGAGATCTGCCTGGGCGCCGACCGGATCCGCGCGGCGGCCGAAAGCTACATGGGGCTGGTCGAGGCGGGCGTGGGGCTCCTTCCCGCCGGGGGCGGCTGCAAGGAGATGGTGCTGCGCGCCACCGATGCGATCCCGGAGGGCGTCGCGGCCGACCCGCTGCCCTTCCTGCGGCGCGCGTTCGAGACGATCGGGATGGCGAAGGTGTCGAGTTCGGCGGAAGACGCGCGAACGCTCGGCTTCCTGCGGCCGTGGGACCGGGTGACGATCCAGCGCGACTTCCTGCTCAAGGCGGCGAAGGACACGGTGCTGGCGATGAACCTCGACGGCTACGAGCCGGAAGCGCCGCGGGCCGACATCGTCGCGGCGGGGCGCGACGCGTACGCCTCGTTCTGCTACGGGCTCTACGCGATGAAGGAAGCGCACCAGATCAGCGCCCACGACGAATTGATCGGGCGGAAGATCGCCCGGGTGCTCACGGGCGGAGATGTCGTTCGCGGGACACGCGTGTCGGAGCAGGATCTGCTCGACCTCGAACTCGAAGGATTCCTGTCGCTGTGCGGCGAGGAGAAGTCGCGCGACCGGATCTCGCACATGCTGATGAACGGCAAGCCGCTCCGGAACTAG
- a CDS encoding acetyl-CoA C-acyltransferase gives MSKVFIVSAVRTAVARATRGALKDTRPDDLGALAIRGAIARVPGLDPERIDDVILGCAMPEGEQGMNVARIAALKAGLPDSVPAATINRLCASGLQAIAMAAERILAGAADIIVAGGTESMTMVPMGGARPSFNPDLLEHRPEIYLPMGLTAERVAARYQVTREDQDRFAYDSHRKALAAIAEGRFRDEIIPVETTVSLASNGGRPVLKPIVFAEDEGPRADTTLEALAKLKPAFDARGTVTAGNTSQVSDGAAACVVVSEKGLKELGVEPLGRFLGFAVAGVAPDLMGIGPIEAVPKLMGRLRMKVTRVDLIELNEAFAAQALPVIRELNIDPDKVNVNGGAIALGHPLGCTGAKLTATLLHEMKRRGASTGLVTMCVGGGMGAAGLFSRE, from the coding sequence ATGTCGAAGGTATTCATCGTTTCCGCGGTCCGGACGGCGGTGGCTCGGGCAACTCGGGGCGCGCTGAAGGACACGCGGCCGGACGACCTGGGCGCGCTTGCCATCCGGGGGGCGATTGCGCGGGTACCCGGGCTCGATCCGGAAAGGATCGACGACGTGATCCTGGGTTGCGCGATGCCCGAGGGCGAGCAGGGGATGAACGTCGCCCGCATCGCCGCTCTCAAGGCGGGTCTGCCCGATTCGGTGCCCGCGGCCACGATCAACCGGCTCTGCGCTTCCGGGCTCCAGGCGATCGCGATGGCCGCCGAGCGGATCCTGGCCGGGGCGGCCGACATCATCGTCGCGGGCGGAACCGAGTCGATGACGATGGTGCCGATGGGGGGCGCTCGCCCGTCGTTCAATCCCGACCTCCTCGAGCATCGGCCCGAGATCTACCTGCCGATGGGGCTGACTGCAGAACGGGTCGCCGCAAGGTATCAGGTGACGCGCGAGGACCAGGACCGCTTCGCGTACGACAGCCACCGGAAGGCGCTCGCGGCGATCGCCGAAGGACGGTTCCGCGATGAGATCATCCCGGTCGAGACGACGGTCTCGCTGGCGTCCAACGGGGGACGCCCGGTCCTGAAGCCGATCGTGTTCGCAGAGGACGAGGGGCCGCGCGCCGACACGACGCTCGAGGCGCTCGCGAAGCTCAAGCCGGCTTTCGACGCGCGCGGCACGGTGACGGCAGGGAACACGTCGCAGGTCAGCGATGGGGCGGCGGCATGCGTGGTGGTTTCCGAGAAGGGGCTGAAGGAGTTGGGCGTCGAGCCGCTGGGCCGCTTCCTCGGCTTCGCGGTGGCGGGCGTGGCGCCCGACCTCATGGGGATCGGCCCGATCGAGGCGGTGCCGAAGCTGATGGGCCGGCTCCGGATGAAGGTGACCCGTGTCGACCTGATCGAGCTCAACGAGGCGTTCGCGGCGCAGGCGCTGCCGGTCATCCGGGAGCTGAACATCGATCCCGACAAGGTCAACGTGAACGGCGGCGCAATCGCGCTGGGGCACCCGCTGGGATGTACGGGGGCGAAGCTGACGGCGACGCTGCTCCACGAGATGAAGCGGCGGGGCGCGTCGACCGGGCTCGTGACGATGTGCGTCGGCGGCGGGATGGGCGCCGCGGGGCTGTTTTCGAGGGAGTAG
- a CDS encoding DUF2892 domain-containing protein, producing the protein MTVERTVRTIAGTFVLASLALGYFVNPYWYLFTVFVGLNLFQSGLSGWCLMSDILKKLGVPEK; encoded by the coding sequence ATGACCGTTGAACGCACCGTACGGACGATCGCAGGGACATTCGTGCTCGCCAGCCTCGCGCTGGGCTATTTCGTCAACCCTTACTGGTATCTGTTCACCGTGTTCGTCGGGCTCAACCTGTTCCAGTCGGGCCTGTCGGGCTGGTGTCTCATGTCCGATATTCTCAAGAAACTGGGGGTCCCGGAGAAGTAG
- a CDS encoding methyl-accepting chemotaxis protein → MLDRYSLKTRMIATSGFVGLVMLAMVLIGYAALEFGTRATGEVADRRLPAIQGLWQMKEALVEGLKDERTMMLSTTTPKAIEFQKMRLKEAWERSDDGKRRYADFVETAEKRALWKEVEVLYDKYRKTEEQFMVGLGGGSPAEKENAGEISMDASEYYTKMRDDLFKLIAIETRQAEDVRSQFRSRARSVLIFLVLAGAAGICLSVSVGLLMAYSVSRSLDHAMGTLSEGAGQVSTAATEMSDASQHLSAGASQQAAALEETSSAMEEMSAMTGQNAQNAGLANQLAGQTGENVQRANLSMSSLVGAMDEISRMGEETGKIVKTIDEISFQTNLLALNAAVEAARAGEAGAGFAVVADEVRNLAQRAAGAARNTSDLIEGTVSKIKEGTALVRRTDAEFQQVAASMNKVTALVAEISAASSEQSKGIKGINQAVQDVDKVTQATAAQSEEIAAAAEELSAQSFTLQEVVTEIRAIVAGRKASDEYEGAAVRESRLMLPGNEERF, encoded by the coding sequence ATGCTCGATCGATATTCCCTTAAAACGCGGATGATCGCGACGTCCGGCTTCGTCGGCTTGGTCATGCTGGCCATGGTGCTGATCGGATACGCCGCGCTGGAGTTCGGAACCCGCGCCACCGGAGAGGTGGCGGACCGGCGTCTTCCAGCGATCCAGGGACTCTGGCAGATGAAAGAGGCGCTCGTCGAAGGGCTGAAGGACGAGCGGACGATGATGCTCTCGACCACGACGCCCAAGGCGATCGAATTCCAGAAGATGCGCCTCAAGGAAGCATGGGAACGGTCCGACGACGGGAAACGCCGGTACGCGGATTTCGTCGAGACCGCCGAGAAGCGGGCGCTCTGGAAAGAGGTCGAGGTGCTTTACGACAAGTACCGGAAGACCGAGGAGCAGTTCATGGTTGGGCTGGGCGGCGGTTCGCCCGCAGAGAAGGAAAACGCCGGCGAGATTTCGATGGACGCCAGCGAGTACTACACGAAGATGCGGGACGACCTGTTCAAGCTGATCGCGATCGAGACCCGGCAGGCGGAAGACGTGCGGTCCCAGTTCCGGAGTCGGGCCCGATCGGTCCTGATATTCCTGGTGCTCGCGGGGGCGGCCGGCATCTGCCTGAGCGTCTCGGTCGGTCTCCTCATGGCTTATTCCGTCTCCCGCTCCCTGGACCATGCCATGGGCACGCTCTCCGAAGGGGCGGGGCAGGTATCCACCGCCGCGACCGAGATGTCCGACGCGTCCCAGCATCTTTCCGCGGGTGCGAGCCAGCAGGCCGCCGCCCTGGAGGAGACCTCCTCCGCGATGGAGGAGATGTCGGCGATGACTGGCCAGAATGCCCAGAACGCCGGTCTCGCGAACCAGCTGGCAGGCCAGACCGGCGAAAATGTGCAGCGGGCCAATCTCTCGATGAGTTCGCTCGTCGGGGCGATGGACGAGATCTCCCGGATGGGCGAGGAAACCGGGAAGATCGTCAAGACGATCGACGAGATCTCGTTCCAGACCAACCTGCTGGCGCTCAACGCCGCGGTCGAGGCGGCGCGGGCCGGGGAGGCCGGCGCCGGATTCGCGGTGGTGGCCGACGAGGTGCGCAACCTGGCCCAGCGGGCGGCGGGGGCGGCCAGGAACACCTCCGACCTGATCGAAGGGACCGTTTCGAAGATCAAGGAGGGAACGGCGCTGGTCCGAAGAACCGATGCGGAGTTCCAGCAGGTTGCCGCCTCCATGAACAAGGTCACCGCGCTCGTGGCCGAGATCTCCGCGGCTTCCTCAGAGCAGTCGAAGGGGATCAAGGGGATCAACCAGGCCGTCCAGGACGTCGACAAGGTCACGCAGGCCACGGCCGCCCAGTCCGAGGAGATCGCGGCGGCGGCCGAGGAGTTGTCCGCTCAATCCTTCACGCTGCAGGAGGTCGTGACGGAAATCCGGGCGATCGTCGCGGGACGCAAGGCCTCGGACGAGTACGAGGGCGCGGCCGTGCGCGAGTCGCGGCTGATGCTGCCCGGGAACGAGGAGCGGTTTTGA